The Rhopalosiphum maidis isolate BTI-1 chromosome 4, ASM367621v3, whole genome shotgun sequence region AAACCACTCCTAGagttaataatcaaaacattttaaatgccgCAAAAAGTGATGATAGACAAAAAAGAACagattaatacattcattgatccactcagaatctaaaacacatagaataacatatttaaatagtattaattttataataaatgagatAAAATTCCATTAGTTTAAGGAAGTGCAGTTCAAATTTTATCATAGGTTTAGCTccgttctaaaaatataaatttgtatggtATTCTAACAGTCTAATCGTAttcaatattagtaatataattatttattcttaattagtaattaaaaaaagctattagttactattttttacaatttttttttctatatgcaacttttataaaatatatgaataaaactaACTACAAGTGAATTTAGtttgtaatgaaatataaatttattggcaatataatgatactaactaaataattataaaacatgtttcaactaatattactattagtacatagtttactaaaattacataatatataaacatatatttgttttgttttaaataacaaattatacaaaaattacctTTTTATGTATACCATCTATATTTGAATTTGCTCCATCgttctacaaaataaaacaccgAAAACAAGCAAACATTAAATGCAAAAAATGGGACCaatgatattcaaaaaataataaaactacatGATATGTAGTCAACTATATATCGAATaacaagtaatttaaaaacaaatattatagtattttagacGTATTGTTAGCATGCAACTAATGATAtggcaataaaaatgtagatatatttaaacaaaactaaaatgttaagCTTTAATAGAAATGTGTCAggtttagatatatattatactatgatagaatggaaaattctaaaattaacaacttatttttaatattattcagtgcagtacatagtattatagtcaCGGTAAATTGAAACatctactaatttattattaaaataaattacaaatataaatagtgttAAACGCCAACatcttaaatttgtaattatctcaaataatttatatataaataaaagaatagtgatagaagtaaaaatacatgtataaattaaataactatttcacTGCATTCAAACATTTACATAATGTGTTTAGGAAGAAACTACAACCACAAATATTGTCTCTGTTATCCATATATGTAACTAAGTAAATCTTTATACCATATTCaactactatttatttataataaatattaatacttatattataatattaataaagaatgTAAACTAcctgagaattttttttttttttaaattaatataactttttgttttaaaataaatattggaaaaaaaatgctttgcTAGGACAcaacttaaattatacttttttataaattaaagactatttaaaatttctttaatattaattataaatataaactgtaaaatgaatatagatttactatgtttaaaacaaaaaaaatacaaacatttttttaatgtgtcctcttaaattttttaacgttCAACAATACAATACTTGGTGAAAAAATATGAGTTTTTGATGAtatgatagtttattaaaaatggttaCTGTGAATTCATACTtccatattatacacagaatagttattttaaaagatattcaAGTATCTAAATACCTTGTTATTATGAGTTAATTGTTAAAGTCtcgttaaaaatgaatttttctattcattaatattattgagaataataataataataataataatttttaattaactgtatgcatcaaataattataacaaatatagtacCACTTACCAGTTACCAATAATACACTTAGATAAACTAATTTAGTTTCCAAAGTTGATAGACTGTccacgaaaaatattttcactcaTTTACTGTACataacagtatttattttttttaaatcattatggaatattatgatagacatcaggaataattttattctaaattagtgaattaaaattgctttaagttatttttacttttgagtatgattttttttaacctaacaataattatttttcaggtGTAAAGCAGCATATTTTTGttcacaaaacaaataaatcctAATTtacattctataaaaaatctcaaaaatcaATCAAAGACTACAaggtagtaaaattataattgtttaaataaatttgattcaaTATCTATTAAACTTGCAACCATTGTATTAACtattcttaataaaaacatttttagagtggcattaaattaatattaatttagtaattcaaaatgtaatacattattatacattatgttatttattcacTAGTAATAGTActacattgtatatttgtatctattgtcaaattgtgatttatacaatactattcaataataatattaaatattgtgataagataaaatgaaatttacttGTTCAatgtaatgaatttaaaattttatcataaaacctaactactgtaatatattatttattccaattattgattaattttttgacaatttattttttataaaactattgaaatatataatacaaatgatCTAATCGTataaggtataaaaaaaattttcttattgTTATAGAACATGCTTACAAGTGCCCTTAGCCAAATAAAACAAACCTGAAACCTGGGTTTATTGTTAACATTTCCAAAACTGACTGCATGcgaatatcaataataaaacattttaatgattttgattacttacatgtaaatttgtataatttgctTGTTGATCTTCAGGTACATTTGGCTTAAACTTGCCAAAACAGAaattacaacaacaacaacaacagaaACAACAGCAACATCCAGTAGCTATACAAGATCCAATTATTAAAgcctgaaaaataataattgaaaattagagatgttttacaatatcacatatgtatatgacaaaaataacaacaattaatattcacACACCTTGCACCATTTTGAAGTGACAAAGAAATAAGCATTGACATTCTCCTCGCCAAACTGCTCCGCAATATACAATCCAAGAGAACCATAATTGTCGTATATATTACGTTTGCTTGGATCCGTCAATATTCTATACGCCTTATTGATTTCTTTGAACtaaagacaaaaataaatgtacttacattaaatatcataaaaataaaatttggttattaaatctaattattatattttttataggaaaaatatttttatattaatgtgcatataataatgtatataaataatatatatactatcaataattcgaaaaaaataaaattcaaaattcagttaaattcaaaacaagTAACAAACCTTTTCTTCTGCTTCTGGGTTACCAGTATTCTTATCTGGATGGAATTTTAATGCAAGTTTTCGATAAGTTTTCTTAATTTCTTCTGTTTCTGCTGTTTTTGCTAAGCTCAGGGTAACATAAAGAGAATCTCCAGACGttctaaacaaaattaaaagtataaatcattattgtttaagtaAAGTTGTGTCTTAAAGTAATTGACTTGTTATAATTCCGCAAGAATagaactacaaaatatttttaataaatataatcacaaactattttttcaatttttcttattaaatttttcaattaaaattaataataattaatgacttacttactataatattacatttaaaaatacaatttaatatataataatagaagttAGATATAAAAGACTGAAAAgaccaataaaaacaattgtttttaaagaatatcaaaaactacaatagttttttttaacctgTGGTGTTTAAATTTGAGCATTTATTCAGGTTTAatcatataactttttaaaaaacataagaaaatgaaaaaattgctttctaaaaaataatctacatCCATTTGTCTACCTGGACAAATTATAAAAgctaataagtacctatattttaatttattgttttctcaGAATCAGTAACTTtccaactttaaaaatatatttacctaaatgatgaattataaacaataattaataaacataggataatctaataaatactGAATAAGAACTAAattttgctttaaaataactatagtaataatctttaataagaaatgaaataatagttcttataaagatattattgctgaaattgtaatatgaataataattgattaccatacataatacaactgccaatatatattattattattattattttgatattaatcaagtacaaaacaaatattttttgttcattctagtgataaataatagcatacaatatattatagataaaaatacattcactATTAAAAAACTTGTGTCCATGAGGGGAGTGCCCCTCTGCCCACTCATATCATGGCTTGTAAGTAACcaacatatttcaaaaaattaataggtttACATTGGAAgggattaaaaatatctttgttcAGCATGAACGTTAACATcagtcatattatttaataatcattttacaaGAGATGAATTTAATGTAACACATCCTGCCTCGTGAACTATAGCTAATATTCATTTGAATGAATACAAACCTTTAAGTTAAAAGGAATTAAATGTTCggaatagatttaaaaatgagtttaaatatatttttttttaacttatttttcaatatattacttattgcagcagcagataaaaaaaatagcataaatgcattttttgatACTTTATTGAGTGACAACAGCCATGAAAATCGATACAAAGCTTTGCTGCAAACGGgaatacatgatttttcagTTGGATTGTTTGATGGATCAGGTGGTCgcattgataaaatatcaaatattcagCGAACTGGTAATGTTATTGTGCATCCAGGAAAAGAGGAAACGTGGATAGAAATATCTTTCACTATACAACATCTAGACGTAATTTGGGACGATTCAACTTGTTTTGGAATTAAGTGTCAGCTTTGGGCTACCATGTTAAACAATCAATTTGATGTGAAAATGGCTGTAAGACCAATCAACTGTTTAGtgtcatacaatattaatttaaatactgtcGGAACAATGGAAGTGAGTGTATCAgaattacctaaatatatgccaagttttttatttaatggagCATTATACATAGTAGAGGTGTTTTTTAAAGGTCCTCTAATGGAAAGTGTCAAACATCGTATAAACCATAGTGttatacatgattttatagataaaaatcaaataaatcaaatatgtatAGCTGTCAATGAAACAATCTACTCCAAAAtggattaaattttatgttaccaaacagtaaatacattatttacctactattatattttattcaaaaaatactattatattttattcaaaaaattgaaaaaaacaatcataaaataatatcacattggaattttatttcttactcAAGTAGGAGGTACTAATATTAAGATtagaattaagtaataaaattatttttattacgtgtagtgtatgtaatatattatatttactctttatttgttaattatttttaataattctagaaattaattacttttctgCTGTAAAGTTTATCAGTAAAGATAAAACTAatccaaattatttatgactaATGTTCatcttagtatatttaaaatacaataaaatttataacaaacatttttatttaatttttatgtatcaactTGTAAAATAGGTACCATCATGATCCTTACCAGACATCAAGAATAGGAGTTATTAAAGACAGGAATATtgcttttaattgttttcaaaaatgttatacttatacctataatattatcagtataTTGTAAATGAATCCCTATAcctgaataagaaaaaaaatataataaatcaatcgaGTCCcagatataaatgaaaaatatacaaattgagTCCACAGTTGGGAAACTAAATACTAATCGAGTCCTAGGAAATTTTATTGAgtaaagtataaaatcaattttataaatacatacagatAACTTGATAAAATTTGTGATCTCATGCCTTTTTAcagataaaagttataaaatataaaatatatatacaagcatttttgattttatttgttgaattacaaataataataacacacatcaatctattcaaaattaacatggaaaaataaatatattcttaatcaTACTTGAAGAATTGTGGCAAGCAATACTAACAGTCTAATTAGGTAtgtaaaaaaggaaaaaaaagatatatatttttttttaatgtgatgGAAATTCAGTATTTAAACATGGActcaattaatatgtatataaaaacaatgtccgtgattttgaaattggtgtttatactttgttaaatatttttaataataaaactttagaaaaaagatttaaaatactattttttttattagaaaacttacaatctgtatttaaaaaacataataagtaaatatgaagacatgtacacatatataactaaattaatttgatgagGAAGGATCCATTGATACACTTCAGaacttgattttatttaaataaagagaTCACTGAACCAGTGTGTTTTGAGACAATGAGGGGGGGGGAGTTATTGGTAAGAGGATACTgaacactaatattatataaacttctggttttttaggtaaatagttaaaattaaatacggtAACCAtatgtaggtaaataatactttaaagctaatataatactatgtcaATTCACAGTACATAGTGCCATATgacgttaaatataatattcaacttgTAAGCTAATATGTTACTAAgattttattacctacttaataaataagaaaaaacaatacaaccCAATGAACGCTTAAGTTGCAAAAACAGTATcaaatgctaataataatttagtttatataaatataaataccaagGATAATCAGGAAATTGGCAATTACATgcaatagattttatattgatttaatgggTAAACTATTTTTGGGGAAGATCTAATTCTGTTTCTGTGAAAACACTgaaattatctaattattcCTCTTCGTTTCATCACAAATCAACAAATGGCACACCATTGAAACATAGTTTAAATACTATCAACTGAACAGATAAATGTACTTGAGTGTACAACAAAAACTGAAATCATTCTCGTGACACATCTGTCATCGGCCATTGACAGCTGTAAGTTAAGGCGAATTGTCATGTGCAACGGTGTTTTAATTTTCGCACAATCAATACCCATTACAGTAAGCTGTTTTTCGTGAATTCGTAAAATATCAATCGTAGGCTCCACACCACATACACGGCAATATATAATTGGTGcgctatttttaatattattttatcattactatattatactcacgACAACTTCCTCTTGTCCATTTCGGCGGCGGTGGATAATACACGCGATAAATCGTCGGTAAATGGTAATGAAAACTGCGAAACGCCTTATGTCCTTATCAATACGTTCACGGAACCGTAGGTGGACAAGGATACTGGCGCTAAACGTTGTAGTCTAATTTTCCAGTATCATACACGACAGTTCATAGTGAGGTAGCAGttgtgcgcgcgcgcgagtAACGACTAACGGATGACGATAGAATTAATGAAGACTGCGAGCAATGAGATACTTCACCGTAGCGAATACAACGTTAAGACGATTacgaatattaattacaagtgACACTGACACGACAAAATAACtgatgtatcatattattattttattattataatacgtaaatgTAGGTAGatatacttatgtaatattatatgttaataataatatttatttattataataaatatcaatacaatactacaatttataatatacctataggtatatattttatctactgGAATTGATCGCGATGATGGGCGATGGCGGCCGGCGGGCGGTTGCGTTTTTCCAAAGTTGCGCACGCGCGTCGAAACAGTGTGACCGACATCCTCGACTTTCTGATATCTGCAACTCATTCGCCACACATACTGCACGCTCTGCCGCCGGAAAGAGTGGAGCTCTTTGAtagtggtaatttaaataagtgacCAATTGATCTATTCTGCGATATGACCGTGACGTTATCACGCACGATATGTCGATCCGTTCTCAACGGCAAGATCACTAAAGAGTAACTCACTAGATCTGAAGGCACAGAACAACACGCCATAGTAATATTTCTCCAGACTTCAGTCATTCAAAATcctccaataataataaaaatatataatgcttaGTATATCAGTGATATACATGCTGACAGATCGTAACTGATATATACACTAAACAAGTTTTCGACATAATGTAAGATTctgttaaaattcaaaaacaaataaccgtaaatacttgaaatgttcaaaaatggtttatattattattttatatacacagtttaattttagaaatattttcactCAGTTATTCAAATaagcaattgaaattttcgtttttttttttttttaatatcaataaaaatatttttagtaagtcgaaaattttaaagaaataatacaaGGTTCCTCATAAATGGttcttatatctatataaaaatatttttaaaaaaacataggcattataattttaaattttaacaaaaatgttcaGGTCGTGttatgtattaaacaatttattaaatcttcaattcttttatcaaaaatttgaaaatgtaaaataacattcCTAATAAGTAGTTCATATTGGAACTCAataatctaaaacaaaattaataaatacaaaaataaatagatatttgaagTTCAAGTTTGGacgaaattacatattataatttatataacattttaattttatcgatgaattacaattttaattatttttgttataatccaAAACGTTATTCATGGGAATTCAAAACTgcttataggtacctattggctattatgaactttatttaataatatgttgattagtttaaagatattattatctatttatacaattaacctATTCACTCTATTTTGCAGTAAGATGACAACAACTCAAaagttaatttcaataataatataataatggtataaatataaattattataaaaattaaatactacctattaatataataaatgcaattttttggaaaaaaataaatcaacctACCGTAATACCAAATatcaattgaaaaatgaatgaCCAATAGctacaacaaaaaaacataatggtatattggtatattatcatgaaatatactttatgtacTCAACAAGAAGTGTGTATAATGTAGGTTGACGGACTGTCATCTTCGCTCAGGATCGTTTTCATATAcgatg contains the following coding sequences:
- the LOC113548067 gene encoding dnaJ homolog subfamily C member 5 homolog isoform X2; amino-acid sequence: MDKRKLSTSGDSLYVTLSLAKTAETEEIKKTYRKLALKFHPDKNTGNPEAEEKFKEINKAYRILTDPSKRNIYDNYGSLGLYIAEQFGEENVNAYFFVTSKWCKALIIGSCIATGCCCCFCCCCCCNFCFGKFKPNVPEDQQANYTNLHEDSEDDVIVNQPSSTNNATGGAAQHSNAFAMPPPPSANETTALNPDGTPTKYSASK
- the LOC113548066 gene encoding uncharacterized protein LOC113548066, which produces MFGIDLKMSLNIFFFNLFFNILLIAAADKKNSINAFFDTLLSDNSHENRYKALLQTGIHDFSVGLFDGSGGRIDKISNIQRTGNVIVHPGKEETWIEISFTIQHLDVIWDDSTCFGIKCQLWATMLNNQFDVKMAVRPINCLVSYNINLNTVGTMEVL
- the LOC113548067 gene encoding dnaJ homolog subfamily C member 5-like isoform X1 translates to MDKRKLSTSGDSLYVTLSLAKTAETEEIKKTYRKLALKFHPDKNTGNPEAEEKFKEINKAYRILTDPSKRNIYDNYGSLGLYIAEQFGEENVNAYFFVTSKWCKALIIGSCIATGCCCCFCCCCCCNFCFGKFKPNVPEDQQANYTNLHNDGANSNIDGIHKKEDSEDDVIVNQPSSTNNATGGAAQHSNAFAMPPPPSANETTALNPDGTPTKYSASK